The sequence agattcTAGTAATTAATGCAGTTTCCTTTAGGAAACATATCACCGCCAACTCTTCTTCTGGAGGTGAATTTATTGCAGATTGTCATGCTGCCCCCAACAGACAGGAATGCTAGGTTTATAACAAAAAGGTATTAACAACGCTTTATAACATCTATCACAAATTAAGTAACATCCCAACGTGTCTCACTTTACTCAGAAAAACAACgaatcattttatttcatacagGTTGTTTTTCGTGATGTAAACCTGGACTTGAGCCATGCTTAATGTCactagaaaattttaaaaaccccacagcccctccctccagatgcaggtaggcgggGCCTCACCTTTCAGGTATagaaaccacgcccaccaacgcatatgaagggatgtgagcttATCTCgggtagatctgctagtttcagacttctgttcttcCACAGTTTGTGATGAAATGTTCCTGCAATGGAACGGATTTGTGCTTCTAAGGGTGTAAAAGTAGCaacggactttattctttacctgcggatcctcatctggcgacagacagcagctcaaatcgtagcagcagctcttcctgcagctgccacaacctgccgcgagtctccacagctttccagagctgctggagctgctgacaggcagctaacagctaacggctcacactgatacgtccaggaccacctggttcacgtgtagctgaggagattcaggagggaaagtcttccagctcaaagacgctctgtggcttAGCTGCTTGGTGGATCTtaccagtgagctgagctgctgtctgtcaatcattctgcctgtgtgtcccgccccgcccactctccgccccctgatcgccccacacctcccaccccaacccttgaagcttctggtatttttcaaaattaggcagtgggtggagttatgcagaAAGTAGGGGGTGGAGCTACACTTTAACAAAGAAATCATGGAATCCTTTTATGAaccaaaatgttttctaaacttCGCCACCTTATTCAAACCCCACTGCATCATGGCCTTCTCTCTACAAAGTTCAATGGTCCAGTGAGCTTCCCATCTCCAAGCTGCTGACTCAGAAACGTGTCTTTTGATTCTGTCCTCGGCTCTACCAAAGCTTCCTGTCCCAGGTTCATCCAGTTTCTGAGTCTTGTGATGGTAAAGGAAGGTCCTGGAAGGGCGGAAGGAAAGAAAACTATCGTTCTGAATATCCTTACCTTTGTTAACCTCTGGCAGTTTACTACCTACCTTTACTACTACGTCTAAGCTTATATTTGGACTTCAACTGCTTGTTGTTCAAGGAAttaaatttatcttttaaatggTGTTCTCAAACTTTTGACCAGTAGTATGAAGAGTAGACAgaaggcccagatctaccaactactttaagaaaagtttttcgtcatgcagcttgtttaagttATTGTGTGGAAATTTGTTTGTAATGTCCAGATATCTGAAACCACACAATGTCCGACCCGGAGCAACACGATTCTTCTTCACAGAGTTCATCATCGCCTTTCATTCAGCAGAAGAGTTCTTGgcggggccgggcctttgcccctcttccctcgggtggtcttgggggggagggggcgcctacagcggccagctggggagttggctgcctgggacggggatctctctcccagttgtgcccctccccgagcccctctcctcccccgccaccccacatcacacacactacacatagggcactgtggggcgggtggaggcggtgggtttggctggggaggtccccattgcgggatcccccggtggacccctgtgactgcccgccccactagattttaatcacaacctagacatcaatatacatttagggcctcggggggatgggcacatgggctgtgggtgggcggaaaggagccaccgaggtggcccttcctccatcccctccctttgtgacctctctccccccgattttatttacatgttagacactaccacatttaacagtactgcactacacacataacacacactcacacacactgagggagtcctgagggggtcctgctgcctggcagcagtgggacccatcaccatctcatggctccttccagtttttaattgcattataaatagcccatactcatgcacacacaactcaggctggggggcaggggggccggggtcttcctacgcccttgtgtcccgggatgcactcggggctgcggggggtggaggttcggtgcctgcctggagtcctgtgtggggtgctgctgggcgccatctgccctgggggctgccctcggtgccgcatcggggggctggtgagaccccagggagaatgtatgtggttgtgtgggtggtgtgtatgtggagagggtcgggtctggggcggtgaatgggtaagggttggggtaaagaggggtttttttttggggggggggggacctgcggacatgttcttgtccctggggtgcctagccttggtgttgggttggcatggcccacggtggttttgcctggggcggtcgggccccgtcgggttcctgagtggggctttgctggggggaaagggtgtcccttgggcctgtggggcgcctgccctctgTGCGGCCCGCGCCGCAGCGCCCGGCACCCACTGGGCCTGCttgccatcgccctgggctgcccggtgcccctgccccgtcgcgccggggttccggtctggggacccctctgctctggtccgggtgggccgctgctctgtctgctttggctgtcccgggcttggtactctgtggatctgcttggcctttggggcctcgggctccccccgtcccccgctgatgctttggggtgcggcgtgatcggggcccccttgcgggtacacatttcctccttgttgcatggccacacatgcatattaacacatgcatgctcacaaacgtgctcgtctctccatccacttctcactagatgtagctgatgtttgtgtgttggtacgttcatctgcaggtacgtttgatgactattgtaattttttatattatcatcatcctatctttcttttggtatcatgtagtactgtggtagtttatgttgttgttttttttttgtgatatgttctgggcagcatagacaactgttatttccacattttaatcctgtccttttctccctttttttttttttttttttctctctctctctcttcctctatctccctgtcaggttcggcactgacatataaagactaaagaaaataagattacaataaaaataataaaaatatcaagggcagccatgtatataacatgtctcccttggtagagcaaatctgtcaagcaaaatatggaacacagaccaccgttctgtatgttaggatgctggacaggacagggtaaaaaaaaaaaaaaaaaaaaaaaaaaaaaaagaaaacactaaaaaccaTGACATGTCTGCAGTGTCCGGATAGTGCTCTTACCCAAAGGACCAAAAGACTTGTTCACGTTTAAGAAGAGTGGCTTGTGTAGGTTTGATGCATGGGCTCAGATAACTGATGGTAATCCGAATGAATGCCCAGGTGTTAGTAAGAACCAGTATCTTCATTTACCACCAAATCcaactgaattattttaatgatggaattaaaaatattcttcattcagtttcagttctgaaaaagaagaagctgagagcaaaataaagcagcagaaacatttaaatgttctgCAGCGTACCCATGTCCTAACATCAAGGTTCGACTGTCtcataagaagaaaacaaagaaatgaaacgAAAACACAGGATCAGGACGCCGGCTTTCAGTCCGTCTGCATCAACACATCAGCTAAAACGTATCCTGATAAAAGGTATGAATGAGGCTTAAATTACActcagaaacacagagacactGTAGCCCTAACAGTTCAAACATTCCTCGTTTCTACTGACGCAgtttaaacacaacaagagaTGAACAGGAAAGAACCATAAGCCATCTTCATCAGCTGCTCCTCTTCAGCTGCAGAGGTCTGACTGCTGCTCCTCGAGGAATCAGGAAGCATGTTTAGTTGTTCCAGAGTCTAAATGCCGTCTCAGAAGCTCAGAAACGCTCAGTCTTTTCAGCACCTATGTTCTTTATTCAAAGGCAGACCGAGTTCTCCAACTCCCCAAAAATCTTCACCCGCTCGGTCAGTGTTGCTTCTCTGCTGGCGTGAATGTCAGAACCATCCACCCAATCACGAAGTAGAAGAGAAACACAGGATAAACCACCAGGGCCTTGCGGTTGGGCGGCTGGCTGTTGGCGAGGAAGGCCGTGGAGGCGAAGGTGGACCAGCCAAAGGACGCCGTCACCACCACCAGCCGGACGACGGAGGTGACTGGCCCCGTTCCCCTGATCAGGACAATCCGGCaaacaaccatggcaactgtCAGAGGCAAAATGCAGTAACCCAGCACACACAGGCTCTGGAAGAAGGAGAGGGTGCCACCCAGCAGCTTGGAgttgacagtgatgatgatggagcCAAACCAGACGATGACGAAGACCTGGATGAGGAACCAACATCACCAAGTAAGTGGAAGGAATTCACTGCAAGACGAGCTGGGCAAATTCCAGGAAACAtgatttttactcatttaattaACAAGTcattattcatgttttatttatcttttacttGTGTGGGGTCCTCGCTCCCTTCCGAACCTCTAGCAGGTTCTGCTTCCTTGTTATGGGCTATAACACAACGTCAGGTtagaacaaggaaggaaaaactaCCGTAGCACCAGTACCTCGGCAAACTGCggtcctccctggttgttttgGTCGGTCGCGCCACCCTGAAGCAGCAGAGCCAGCGTCACGCAGAGCAGCAGCGGGCCCCACAGGTCCCAGTCCCGCAGCAGAGTCGAGCTCCTCTTCGGGTACAGGACGTGGACGAACTTCTTCCCCACCGCCCGCAGATCTCGCAGGATGGTTTCTTTCACCGGCTCGTCCAACGTGGAAAACTCGTCGTCCGTCCTCGAAGGGCCGACAGGGACGGAGATGTCCCCTTCCACCGGAATGTCCTCCGATATGGAGACATCTGACAGCCCAGCGAACGGCTTGCTGGCCTCGTCTACTGACGCCATCTTTGTTCGGGGAGAAGCTCCGGTAATAATTCTGGGAGCAAAGACGATGACAGGTCCAGTCCACTGAACTCACCCTGAACCAGAATGTAGACAAAACCAAACTGCTGGTAGCTCCCTCAGCTAAAGTGGCTAGTGCTACTCCACGTCAGCTGGAGGATTGTTTACTTCCGCATTGCGATCAACGTCATATCCGTGTGGTACGTTCAGGTACAGCTGTAACAGCTCCGTCTTCAGAGTTGTGATGGTTGGAGACTTTCTATGATTCTGTGAAATACtacattatttcatttaaaagaaaaattaagcaaGTAAGAATACCGCATACTGACTAATTTTAAAAGCAAGAGAAGTCAGAAAATGGAGAACGTCGTAGCGTAGCGCCCGTTACATCTAATTTGTCTGCAAAAAGTTTTCGTGTTAGCCTAACTGGAGTATTATTAATGCACTATATCTTGTACATGACTCATTTTTAAGATGAAATAgttagaatttatttattttagacttgATTCAAGAAGGAGTTATCAAGGCCTTATCAGTCGTCTGACCGTGACAATAATTTAAACCAGTTATTGTGAAATTTTCTGAATTTAGTGGAGGAGTTTGCATtgctgaaaatatttatttatttatttaaatgctttctaagttttgtgtatttatttctttgttatatttatattgatCTATTTTCATGTACTTTTAATCAGTGTATAACTTGTGTGAGATAAAGAAAATCTGCTtaatctgagttttttttcaCTCTAACATATAATTTTGTAGTcattgtgtgtctttgtgcataaaacaaaacaaagaaaaaagcagtATTAGtgccttttaaatgaaaatagtttGAATAGTTATTATCTTATACCTGTAATGTGTTTAtaatatcatgttataacacattctttatatgatttataattaaatattaattataattGTCAGtcgtatgttttttttaaaggtgccTCAGAACACTTCTGGATAACGATGATAAAATTCTGGCTCAGGATAAAGGAAGTTTTGCAGGTTTTGGATGAAACAGTCTGGCTTCATGAAGAAGGGACATCTTGTTAGCATCAGGCTGGCTGTAGACCTGCTGGACTACAGTCTCCTCACCGACCCGGACAGCTTTCTGTAGAGCccacttttatttttagagctctagaaaaatgtgttttggctCAGATTTGTGTAACACAATCAGGACATTAGACAACCACAACAGCAGCTCCATCAGACGGAGCTTCACAACCATCTTTGTTATCCCGCAGCGTCAGACAGGGATGCCCAACATCCCCGTTTATTTCTGACTGCAGTCCCGTTTCTGGCCAGTAACATCCCACAGAGTTCCCTGGATGGTCTCAGAGTTACAGGTAAACATTATAGTAGTTGGCTCTCAGGTCTCTGTCAGCTTAGACTTGATTAGTTCCTGCTCTAAAGCTTCCGGCCTCCgtctcagtttaaaaaaatgtgtctgttAAACAACCTGCAGCTACTGTTATCTGTAATCTCCAAGTAGAAATCAGCTTATGTGGGGATTACTATAACCAAAGACCCCTAACTAA comes from Melanotaenia boesemani isolate fMelBoe1 chromosome 20, fMelBoe1.pri, whole genome shotgun sequence and encodes:
- the yipf6 gene encoding protein YIPF6 — translated: MASVDEASKPFAGLSDVSISEDIPVEGDISVPVGPSRTDDEFSTLDEPVKETILRDLRAVGKKFVHVLYPKRSSTLLRDWDLWGPLLLCVTLALLLQGGATDQNNQGGPQFAEVFVIVWFGSIIITVNSKLLGGTLSFFQSLCVLGYCILPLTVAMVVCRIVLIRGTGPVTSVVRLVVVTASFGWSTFASTAFLANSQPPNRKALVVYPVFLFYFVIGWMVLTFTPAEKQH